accagaaattcacatctctcactcctcaatggaatggccgagaatcgaacccgcgaccaccgaggtgattGTGAATAacgtgaattatgttaaagaaatgacgtgaattatgttaaagaaataatagtgtataatacgagtatttcagaccatgtcatagaattaactgtcctttccaaagcaagtgaaaacagagataaacaaagagatgaaaaagtgggaagtaTATGGAAAATGGtcgaaaagaattttttacaaaacagaaaacaaatagtgattgcaaattatgagaaatcggatgaagctaaggtaatataaggtgtgccacaaggtacggtgttagctgcattgctatttgttgttattatgattgcagacatagacagtaatgttaaggacttggtagtgagtagttttgccgctgacacaagaataagtagagaaattacttgtgatgaagataagaactcgctacaaagagacctaaacaaaatacgtatatgaatgggcagaggtaaataggatggtatttaactctgataaaactgaatcaataaattatggagataaagaaggaatgctataagcatataggggacctaataacgaaacaatcacaaataaggaagccgttaaagaccttggtgtgatgttgaataggaacatgttatgcaatgatcaaatagcaatactattgtcaaaatgcaaagcaaaaatgggaatattgttacggcccttcaaaacaagaaaagctgaacacatgattgtgctttataaaacgtatgtacacacgtagtccacttgaatattgcaatatgatatggaacccacactaccaaaaagatatttcacaaatagagagtgtacaaaggtcctttacagctagaatagaataaGTTAatgatcttgactactgggaaagactacaattgttaaaattatatagtctagaaaggagaagagaacgctacatgataatacaggcatggaaacagatagaaggaattgtcgaaaacatcatggagctaaaaatatcaggaagagcaagcagaggtagattaatagtgcccaaaactataccaggaaaactaaggaaaatacacaggacattaatccaccatgcaccagcatcgacaatgcagcgtctattcaatgcgttgccagctcctctaaggaacatatcaggagtagGTGTAGATGTGTttgagaataagctcgacaaCTAACTAAGCTGCATCcccgaccatccaagattggaagatgcaaaatataccggaagatgtattagcatttctctggtagacattagaggtgcctcacactgagggactcgggaaacccgaacgagctgtaaggtctgtaagataagctctctctctctctccggttccatttcctttcaattaccagaaaaaatatctttgcGTAATGCTCTAGAAGTGAAAAAGAAATGTCACTTATCTGGGCTTCTTTAATCACAAAGGTTGACGATAGCTCATTCCTTTAAAATATTGAAGCCTCAAATAAAATTGATTGAAGGTAGCTGTAGTTAAGAAAAAAAGTCATGAAGTCATTTTAAACTCCCATGAGAAAAGGAAACAGCACATTTTCAATTCTCATGACAATGACAATTTCAACGTTATTAATCAAACTGCAACTCGCAGGGGAATACTAACAGTGGAACCATTTGAAAGTCTTTGTGGGAGTTACTTGTTACTTCAAACAGCGGTAAGTGTCCGAATGGTGATAAAAATAGTAACTTCATTTCTTCGTAAATAAAATCTTTATGATAAATGAATCAACTAGTAAAAAGGCTTACGGTACTTCAGGCCCTCCAGTTTTTTTAACTGAGATATGAAATGAATATCACATGAAAGGTGGCTGCTTCCAAAGCATATGAGAATACTATTTTAGAATGACAAATACTACATCAGATTTTTGCAGGTTACCCTTAGAGCAAGCGCAAGGTTGGCTTAATCTAAAAACGAACAAACGATTACACAAGTGGGGAAAATcacattcaaaatgaaaattgtatACTACGTGTGCACAGTGTACAATAATGGAAAAACTACTGTGCAGTTGAAAGCTGTAGAAAAGTCTGTCAGACTGGATAGCCATGGGGAAACTCTTGCACTGTCGAAAGCCAAGCAAAAAGTCCCATGcattggaaaatatataaaaatttcctcATTGTGACGAGCCAAGGAAAAGATTAAATAGTGGAGTGTCATAGAAGAATTCCAGTGTAAAAGAAAGTAATGGAAAAAGACCTCTCCAATTGAAGGGAACAGACAAAATCCCACTCAAGAGGAAGATTTTACAAGTCCCATACAGTGGAAAgtgatgaaaaaaatttatcgtgGAGAGATTAAGGAAACGGCTGTATACTGTTCAGTCAAAGCAATCATGCCATCAAAAGGCTTGAcattaatgaaaggaattgcttGGGCAGAGAAGATGTGAGTTCATGCTTTTTTTCACAACGTATGCAGCAACTTTCTCTTAATTGTAATGGTCCTTTAAAAGGAAtgagattatgtatgtataaaatgtaaCAACAGAAATATTGATATCATGGATGTTTTAAGTGGGTTACTGTGACAATAGCGCAGCCATGCGTGTATATTATGCCTGTCATACAGGCGCCAAAAAATCATGTTACAATTTCACGACAAATGCTGGGCTACTTCACACGAAGTCAAACTGCCTTCAGAAATCTAGATAGAGATCTATTAGTAAGTAATAGCTTTATAATTAGTCTCTTTACTTCAAGCGTTTGAAAAAGACGCAAGTGACCTAAAGCAATTGATCATATGCTCGGTGACACTACGTCATTTTCCATCAGGCAGGCGTCTCGAACTTCATATCAAAGGGAGGAGTTTTCCTCTAATTCGCTTCTTTTTTGTTTCTACTTCGTGTCTCATTAACAAATGTTCCTGTAGAGAAATTCCAAAATTGTCCATGGTACTTACTTTTGTTATGCATTGACctggaattttattttgaaaatataagtaTTGTATATAAGTAATCCGGTTTGCAAAATTTGATGAAGAATAAAATTTAGCTTTCCATATCCGCAGTCTACTTTCACTTCTATGCATGAAACTCTATAGGAAGATGATATAAGTAACATTCAaaacttcatttttcctttgtaataCATAACTCTCCGTTACTTACAGGCCCTTGGTGACATGCTTCGCTGGGAAGGGTTAAGAATAGGACTCAAAgacaaaatggaaatatttagGAGACAAGTCATCGATGCTGGTTGCCAAGCTAGGTGGAAATTCGAAAGCGATGCAATAGAACACAAAAACAAGGAGGCTAGAGAACTGTTACTGCGGGCAGCGGAACAAGGGTGCTGTATGTTTAGTCAGATGTTATCACAGGAAGACGTTCACTTGCATTCAACGCATAGCGAAGAAAAGGCTTTCGGAAAAGCCCTGGAAAACAATCAAGTTCACACACAACTTACTTTATGCAGAGATCTGAAAATGTCGCCACTGACATTTACTTTTTCAGCTCTTGAATCACTCAATAGTGATCTTGGCAAAAGTATTCTGATTGGACAAATCAGAATCCTTAGAGGTGCTTGTGAAAATTCATCAGATCCTTTACTGCAATGGAGATTAGGGATGACTATTGACCGGTGCATAAATGACCTTCAGAGACTTTGTGATACAAGTTACTCACAGAATACAGAAATTGGAGAACCACTAAACACATTACTATACGCTGTAGCCAAAGAAGGGCTCGATGCCATACTGTACGACCTTATGACGAAGGGCAAATCTTTTGATATAAACAAGGAAATTGACTTTTCTAAGAGCACTCTCCTCCATGTTGCAGCCATGAATGGACAAATCAATATGATTGAGTTCCTACTTTACCGCGAGGCGAAGCTTGATCTGGTAACAGTAGGTGGGTATACAGCAGCTCATCTTGCCGCCCTTGGGGGTCACAAAGAGGCCCTTTTATATATAGAAGAACACACGAAGAAGAACAAAATGATTGCAAATACTAAATGTCAAGTAGGGCTCACTGCATCAGAACTTATGGCTAATTACTTTACAGTTTGCCTGAGTCTCACACTCCCCCTAATGTCACATGAAGATGCACTCACTGTCATGAATGCAAAAACGAATTCTGATAAGGCCTATGAGATactgaaaaggaaaggagaagcACTGAACATAACCAAGCCACAAGCTTTGTTTGACTGTGTGGAAAAAAATACCATATCCAGTGGGGACATGATTTGTACCTTGAAAACAATCAGAGAAGAAGTTGGCAAGATCTGCAATGGCCTCAAAAATTCTGATTTTGGTGGAAATCTATCACTCATGGGGCTATTGCAagaggaaactgaaatatttaatGTCTCAGATGTACATTTCACTTTAGAACTGGAGGCATTTCATTGCTTGGATCACACTGCAACTGTAACCTATGAAGAAACAGCAAACAGCAACCTTACCACATTCATACTTCGTCATAATTCAAAACCAGAACTTTTCAAAGGATCAAATTTTATttgggaattttctaaggctATGGAAACTGCTCTTCTAAGCTATAAGAGTTCACCAGATAAAATCTCTTTATGCTCCCCATTTCTCACCACTCGTCTTTCTGAAGTGTCTTTCTGCCTGCTCTTGAAAAAGgatgaatatttcataaaaattgcTGTGCACGTGCTGCCCGTCATAGCGATTTCCTTTCCAAAGGAAAGCAGAATCAAGGAAGGTTATGAGGAATATATCAAAAGGAATAATGGTAAGGCACAGATTTGCCTTCTTAACTCTGAAGGAGAGTGGATCTTTCATCCACACCATTTTGAAAAGTATATATTTCGAAACCTAAATGAAAGCCAAAGAAAGGTCAGAAGAGCATGTCACCTTATTTCAAAGCTCCTGAATCCATGGCCATGGGCTCCTCCTTTCAGAGCAAAGCATTTTATCAGACCATGGCACACATTATCTGTGGGGGTTGAATTTCTTCAGCCAGAAGCTGTCAATTCTCTCTTCCTGAAGGAGTGTGACAAAAACAGTTCTCCTTGGACGGATGATACGGTGTTCCAAAAACTTCTCTCCTTATACAA
The sequence above is a segment of the Macrobrachium nipponense isolate FS-2020 chromosome 27, ASM1510439v2, whole genome shotgun sequence genome. Coding sequences within it:
- the LOC135201048 gene encoding uncharacterized protein LOC135201048; the encoded protein is MLCTVGKRLFNNIIRVPETDRRQIRGDGYEEEGNATVITFLSVINAFLFVTIAAIVVLLIKRRFQCLSRKKSFKVLLTQSMRAYSETELMFFSPSEFTEKLETKLWDVVAKNDVEQAQSLLCQGADPFKIEEDRQTTAYMEAHLLGYKVISQVLTHHPGNSEVTREGNLVKSIIMELQIRKGKIFSAARKGRYGTYNGVRLLLEGYSLPATIYDQQRLSLVHYIASASFTNGVPAWDEKDIHEFFSNHEYYINAVDFEGNTALHKLASRQAVNGNDGSLYIWNGKTLSLEDIWISMAEIFLDHDCDPRIKNHHGILAQELAMEYRHHELAKLLKKKCESLGKVDYSVTADRFCEMVDAVRRGETTKIIDLLKSSVPLLPINAHADPLVEAICCNQRDTVILLIGAGAPLGNQSIGNITPLEAAHTTVDLPAVIPALIRKALGDMLRWEGLRIGLKDKMEIFRRQVIDAGCQARWKFESDAIEHKNKEARELLLRAAEQGCCMFSQMLSQEDVHLHSTHSEEKAFGKALENNQVHTQLTLCRDLKMSPLTFTFSALESLNSDLGKSILIGQIRILRGACENSSDPLLQWRLGMTIDRCINDLQRLCDTSYSQNTEIGEPLNTLLYAVAKEGLDAILYDLMTKGKSFDINKEIDFSKSTLLHVAAMNGQINMIEFLLYREAKLDLVTVGGYTAAHLAALGGHKEALLYIEEHTKKNKMIANTKCQVGLTASELMANYFTVCLSLTLPLMSHEDALTVMNAKTNSDKAYEILKRKGEALNITKPQALFDCVEKNTISSGDMICTLKTIREEVGKICNGLKNSDFGGNLSLMGLLQEETEIFNVSDVHFTLELEAFHCLDHTATVTYEETANSNLTTFILRHNSKPELFKGSNFIWEFSKAMETALLSYKSSPDKISLCSPFLTTRLSEVSFCLLLKKDEYFIKIAVHVLPVIAISFPKESRIKEGYEEYIKRNNGKAQICLLNSEGEWIFHPHHFEKYIFRNLNESQRKVRRACHLISKLLNPWPWAPPFRAKHFIRPWHTLSVGVEFLQPEAVNSLFLKECDKNSSPWTDDTVFQKLLSLYKHAAEKDSLGTWTAQKMIESSVFLRVYYENNDSVCGVLRYLEYLQSNNYSC